A genome region from Penicillium psychrofluorescens genome assembly, chromosome: 3 includes the following:
- a CDS encoding uncharacterized protein (ID:PFLUO_005550-T1.cds;~source:funannotate), translating to MALLKTLLAIATPGLMPSLVWAKPVYFDLSLTWQQGAPDGNVREMVFMNDQFPGPELRLDQGDDVEFTVHNNMPFNTTMHFHGIEQHNTPWSDGVPGLTQTPIQPGQSWTYKWKATQYGTYWYHSHARSQIMDGLYGPISINPAPDVPQPFSLISSNAQDIQAMQRAEQNPQLVMLSDWDRLTSEQYQQVQVDSRLNVVCMDSILVNGRGAVYCPGTSTISSLELPYLKSTIDSVPLSDKGCVPNIYKTQGNFPPTYPDKIPEGLNSGCSPTEGLHEIIEVDPAQGWVSLKFISAAAMKAFIFSIDEHPMYIYEVDGSYVEPILVERASIYNGERYAAMIKLDKTPKDYTIRIPANQDDQVISGFATLRYKGSQNTTPSEAYVDYGGTNTSASVIPLDPRDIKPYPAVTIPKTADQLINLTLGRWGSSYTWTSSGGGLYDMMANWDDPILYNPDARNNLEEQVVIQTMNGTWVDLLLQLGEMPNTPAIQAPHIMHKHSNKAYILGVGPGIFNWSSTEEAAAERPDLFHMENPQMRDTFLAQGPAGPTWMMLRYQVVNPGPFLFHCHIETHMSNGMAVAILDGIDAWPQAPPGAYNGYQGQASEQAQPGQYGQSGPQGQKSGSSASDSFLNNLGLDNMNGWSRKPSGTDDHESSQGYDGGRDPMGNWEQDSSKVELEAVQSREQESPSGCEEHE from the exons ATGGCACTGCTAAAGACTCTACTTGCCATCGCCACACCTGGGCTCATGCCTTCTTTGGTGTGGGCCAAGCCTGTTTACTTTGACTTGAGCCTCACCTGGCAGCAAGGTGCTCCTGACGGTAACGTGCGGGAAATGGTCTTCATGAACGACCAATTTCCTGGCCCTGAGCTACGTCTAGACCagggtgatgatgttgaA TTTACCGTTCACAATAACATGCCATTCAACACAACCATGCATTTTCACGGTATCGAGCAGCACAACACTCCATGGTCTGATGGTGTACCTGGCCTTACTCAGACACCCATTCAACCTGGGCAGAGCTGGACATACAAATGGAAAGCTACTCAGTATGGAACCTATTGGTACCATTCTCATGCTCGCTCCCAGATTATGGATGGTTTATATGGTCCGATCTCGATAAA TCCGGCTCCCGATGTACCACAACCCTTCAGCTTGATTTCAAGTAATGCCCAGGATATTCAAGCTATGCAGCGAGCAGAGCAAAATCCTCAGCTTGTTATGCTCTCTGACTGGGACCGCTTGACTTCTGAGCAGTACCAACAGGTACAAGTGGACAGCCGTCTGAATGTCGT ATGCATGGACAGCATCTTGGTCAACGGCCGTGGTGCTGTGTACTGCCCTGGGAcctcgacaatctcgagtTTAGAGCTTCCATACTTGAAGTCTACCATTGACTCTGTGCCGCTGTCTGACAAAGG ATGTGTACCCAATATATACAAGACCCAGGGCAACTTCCCCCCTACCTACCCTGACAAAATCCCCGAAGGTCTGAACTCAGGATGCAGCCCCACCGAGGGCTTGCACGAGATTATTGAAGTAGATCCGGCTCAGGGCTGGGTCAGTCTGAAGTTCATTAGCGCGGCTGCAATGAAGGCTTTCATTTTCTCCATTGACGAGCATCCCATGTACATTTACGAAGTTGATGGCAGCTATGTTGAACCGATTCTTGTCGAAAGAGCGTCCATCTACAACGGTGAACGATACGCCGCTATGATCAAGCTCGACAAGACTCCCAAGGATTATACGATCCGAATCCCCGCCAACCAAGACGATCAGGTCATCTCCGGGTTTGCTACCCTGCGATACAAAGGTTCCCAAAACACCACACCGTCTGAAGCTTATGTGGACTACGGTGGAACAAACACCTCTGCTTCTGTCATACCTTTGGATCCGAGAGACATTAAACCCTATCCCGCCGTCACCATCCCCAAGACCGCCGATCAGCTGATAAATCTTACACTTGGCCGCTGGGGCTCGTCCTATACGTGGACATCCTCTGGCGGTGGGTTATACGACATGATGGCCAATTGGGACGACCCGATCCTCTACAACCCAGATGCCAGGAACAATTTAGAGGAACAGGTAGTCATCCAAACCATGAACGGAACCTGGGTCGAtcttctgctgcagctcggTGAAATGCCCAACACACCAGCAATCCAGGCCCCTCACATCATGCACAAGCACTCCAACAAGGCTTACATCCTGGGTGTTGGCCCAGGGATCTTCAACTGGTCTAGCACTGAAGAGGCCGCTGCCGAGCGTCCTGACCTTTTCCACATGGAAAACCCTCAGATGAGAGATACTTTCCTTGCGCAAGGGCCTGCTGGTCCAACTTGGATGATGCTGCGATATCAGGTGGTCAACCCGGGACCCTTTCTGTTCCACTGCCACATAGAAACGCATATGTCTAATGGAATGGCGGTTGCTATCTTGGATGGTATTGATGCCTGGCCTCAGGCACCTCCCGGGGCCTACAATGGGTATCAGGGCCAAGCTAGTGAGCAGGCACAACCAGGCCAATATGGGCAGTCGGGTCCCCAAGGGCAAAAGTCCGGATCTTCTGCCTCTGACAGCTTTCTAAATAATCTGGGGCTGGATAACATGAATGGATGGTCCCGAAAGCCTTCTGGGACTGACGACCACGAGAGCTCCCAAGGCTACGATGGAGGTCGGGATCCCATGGGCAATTGGGAACAAGATTCCTCTAAAGTTGAACTGGAAGCTGTGCAATCTCGGGAGCAAGAATCTCCGTCGGGCTGTGAGGAACACGAATAA
- a CDS encoding uncharacterized protein (ID:PFLUO_005551-T1.cds;~source:funannotate): MHHPRQPSPRSMAPSPTPLMMNDRYVTFSRTPSPAALSMHSAKSEQSDVNGNTPSPLRDAMEDVMTSLQDMGMPRQAPSPSPPPMFNNPWSPDAYDEMRGGKQSDDRGRPVTSLGFDGNKGQYNGGLMHRNSIATQDHYMEGPPQLNNYVQRMESRLRQLEDQNRPPEDEDAPPPPPPKHATYHPRHNSIPAQYPHLRTQKSGQDLRGDNLSRTFTYKSTTTDSSSGMQSIGTSMTVSTDKTSQSLMSGPSAGGFSATSAGSFARRNLGDRPNTAMDPIRSRGFSDAGKRPETPLTGISYHSSHNTSRQGASSAVPWSAADIDAAEPSGVFGGLSTPKGKKHGFFKKILESAKTGAASARSSISVGYSDRSQSPTKGNRLAGAVSPLLMSQSSKDTARDTLLANNPVDWVQVRRDVNRASSPSRNERIERAERCQMLDHPVIYAVEELGETAEGDESIDGLPISEPTNFNAPNLGLVDKSARFVNSLPPMTNPMSLAQGYICRPYKSDVQRLRAIFTWVSEKIAWEEPVDGLDVDLKRLLQAKRGTPQEIALLVNEMCAAVGLHSETIHGFLKTPGDTLDLDSLSRPNHWWNAILVDGEWRFMDCALANPTNPVRNKFITNSSAVAESWYFLARPLDICYTHVPMYPEAQHICPPISPDVLLALPTVCPPFFKLNAQFPDYDTSLIRLEGLEVMQIRLWVPADVECAAEVESPAFARDADGDFFESGDIVRKRALVQPDWHSGQKRITVKAVLPGDEGQGVLKVYAGKKGLMHSSRDIPHPLALALPILHTGENPPYEFVLRHPTPHAQRHDLYIMQPQCSRLAVNNTFVFAVRQHPSSGPPPPPSKDNELVSSGRTSPSIFTRPSSALSMVSSTAGASTISSGSNEFSASTSAISSTKSGSGREKPAKLAIQSPSGKILRLTRKAEHMISSPDTSGISMSDASGEGSVWETVIKIGERGVWRGLVLADRVARWCVFCEWECN, encoded by the coding sequence ATGCACCATCCTCGGCAGCCATCACCTCGGTCAATGGCTCCCTCGCCCACGCCTTTGATGATGAATGATCGCTATGTAACATTCTCTCGCACGCCATCACCAGCAGCCCTTTCGATGCACTCGGCAAAATCCGAACAGTCAGATGTCAATGGAAACACACCGTCTCCTCTTCGCGACGCAATGGAGGATGTCATGACCTCTTTGCAAGATATGGGCATGCCACGACAAGCtccgtctccctctcctccgcctATGTTCAACAACCCTTGGTCGCCTGATGCGTACGATGAAATGCGTGGAGGAAAACAATCAGACGACAGGGGTCGACCTGTGACATCACTAGGATTTGATGGGAATAAAGGCCAGTACAATGGCGGGCTGATGCATCGGAATAGCATCGCTACCCAAGACCATTACATGGAGGGCCCACCTCAACTGAACAACTACGTCCAGAGGATGGAGAGCCGCCTCCGTCAGTTAGAAGACCAAAATAGGCCGcctgaagatgaagatgcccctcctccacctccacccaAGCACGCTACCTATCACCCTCGACACAACTCCATTCCGGCTCAATATCCGCATCTGAGAACTCAAAAGTCCGGGCAGGACTTGAGAGGAGACAACCTCAGCCGAACCTTTACCTACAAATCGACGACCACGGATTCCTCCAGCGGCATGCAAAGTATTGGCACCAGCATGACGGTCAGTACAGACAAAACAAGCCAGAGTCTGATGAGCGGCCCATCTGCTGGAGGCTTCAGTGCGACCAGTGCCGGAAGCTTTGCCAGGCGGAATCTTGGTGACCGGCCGAATACAGCTATGGACCCTATCCGGTCCCGGGGGTTCAGTGATGCTGGAAAGCGACCAGAAACACCCTTGACGGGCATCTCTTATCACTCCAGTCATAACACATCCCGGCAGGGCGCCTCTTCGGCCGTCCCATGGTCAGCGGCAGATATAGATGCAGCCGAGCCTTCTGGTGTCTTTGGCGGCCTTTCCACGCCGAAGGGCAAGAAGCACGGCTTCTTCAAAAAGATTCTTGAATCTGCCAAAACTGGAGCGGCAAGTGCGAGGAGCAGCATATCTGTTGGCTACAGCGATCGGTCACAGTCCCCCACGAAAGGGAATAGATTGGCCGGTGCAGTGTCGCCACTCCTCATGTCTCAGTCCAGCAAGGACACGGCCCGAGATACATTGCTTGCAAACAATCCTGTTGACTGGGTTCAGGTCCGCCGAGATGTCAACCGTGCCTCTTCTCCCAGCCGGAATGAGCGGATCGAACGGGCTGAGCGGTGCCAGATGCTTGATCACCCGGTGATCTATGCGGTAGAGGAACTCGGCGAGACCGCGGAAGGTGATGAAAGCATTGATGGACTACCCATCAGTGAGCCTACGAATTTCAACGCGCCAAATCTTGGCCTCGTTGACAAGAGTGCTCGCTTCGTGAACAGTCTTCCACCCATGACGAATCCGATGAGTTTGGCGCAGGGATACATTTGCCGTCCCTACAAGAGTGATGTGCAACGGTTGCGTGCAATCTTCACCTGGGTTAGCGAGAAAATTGCCTGGGAGGAGCCCGTTGATGGTCTCGATGTAGACCTGAAAAGACTTCTGCAGGCCAAACGCGGCACCCCGCAAGagattgctcttcttgtcAATGAGATGTGCGCCGCTGTTGGTCTTCACTCGGAGACAATTCATGGATTCCTCAAGACTCCCGGAGACACCCTGGACCTGGACAGTCTCTCACGTCCTAACCACTGGTGGAATGCGATTCTTGTCGACGGCGAATGGCGTTTCATGGATTGTGCGCTCGCCAACCCAACAAATCCTGTAAGGAACAAATTCATCACCAACAGTTCCGCAGTGGCTGAGAGCTGGTACTTCCTGGCACGACCACTTGACATCTGCTACACCCATGTGCCTATGTACCCGGAAGCACAACATATCTGTCCTCCAATATCACCAGACGTCCTGTTGGCGCTGCCAACCGTCTGCCCGCCGTTCTTCAAACTGAACGCCCAATTTCCAGATTATGATACCAGTCTGATCCGCCTCGAGGGATTGGAGGTCATGCAGATCCGTCTTTGGGTCCCAGCAGATGTTGAATGCGCGGCTGAAGTCGAGTCACCTGCATTCGCTCGCGATGCCGACGGTGATTTCTTCGAGAGTGGTGACATTGTGCGCAAACGAGCGCTTGTCCAGCCGGACTGGCACAGCGGCCAAAAGAGGATTACTGTCAAGGCTGTGCTGCCAGGAGATGAGGGTCAGGGTGTACTGAAGGTTTATGCTGGCAAGAAGGGGCTTATGCATTCCAGCCGTGATATTCCTCAtccattggcattggccCTTCCAATCTTGCACACCGGAGAGAATCCACCATACGAATTTGTCTTGCGCCATCCCACGCCTCATGCCCAGCGGCATGATCTTTATATCATGCAACCTCAATGTTCCCGGCTGGCTGTCAATAATACCTTTGTCTTTGCTGTTCGCCAACATCCTTCCTCGGgtccacctcctcctccctctaAGGATAACGAGCTCGTATCCAGCGGCCGAACTTCACCATCCATCTTCACGCGCCCATCGAGTGCCCTCAGCATGGTTTCCAGCACTGCCGGCGCATCTACGATCTCGAGCGGCTCAAACGAGTTTTCTGCATCAACCTCGGCTATCTCGTCGACAAAGTCCGGTTCCGGGCGAGAAAAGCCAGCGAAACTGGCGATTCAGTCTCCCTCTGGCAAAATTCTACGCCTCACCCGTAAAGCTGAGCATATGATCAGCAGCCCTGATACCAGCGGCATTTCCATGAGCGACGCCAGTGGTGAGGGCAGCGTCTGGGAGACCGTCATCAAGATCGGCGAGCGCGGTGTCTGGCGCGGTCTCGTGCTCGCCGATCGAGTCGCGCGCTGGTGCGTCTTCTGCGAGTGGGAGTGTAACTAA
- a CDS encoding uncharacterized protein (ID:PFLUO_005552-T1.cds;~source:funannotate) produces MRSLLQFLRHARQSHLQFLAGTAPSPVYVIGNASADLDSIISAIVYSYCADNRLPTTSRRPHVPLVNLPTIPSGPELYRLRPEFVTALWLSTQFPALRSEERFEETPDSAGALLREHVVTVANFAQALKDSQHVETPLVADATLVDWNAMPLRLDSGEAGRGALNGLPHVEFRTLGCIDHHVDEKFMPRAEALPVVQPLVIHPGPGSCASLVANELERRGLWAGDAAEMSQVAQLALAAVLIDTSNLTAEGKVTDVDVQAVELLRRLVESRISKDAAAETEWDVEAFYKGVLNTKQNSLDLLTMDEILDRDFKDWTETTQSSGERVKLGFSSSVKSMQWLVRKAGGSDKFLDAVRSFAVAEDKQLDVVIIMTAFTAGNDRFCRELFICSVNDNSAAVDGVKRFVSQAAEQLGLVDWSLLDGDISPTVTEGLRDEFNGDSPLWRRLWVQTNVAASRKQVAPLLRTAMANL; encoded by the coding sequence ATGCGCAGCCTGCTTCAATTCCTGCGCCACGCCCGCCAATCGCAcctccagttcctcgccGGCACTGCGCCCTCGCCCGTGTACGTGATCGGCAATGCCTCCGCAGACCTCGActcgatcatctccgccatcGTCTACTCCTACTGCGCCGACAACCGGCTGCCCACTACCTCGCGGCGCCCACATGTCCCGCTCGTGAATCTGCCGACTATCCCCTCCGGGCCTGAACTATACCGTCTACGACCGGAGTTCGTGACTGCCCTGTGGCTGTCCACGCAATTCCCTGCCTTGCGATCAGAAGAGCGGTTTGAGGAGACGCCTGACTCCGCGGGGGCATTACTGCGCGAGCATGTCGTTACAGTCGCAAATTTTGCGCAGGCACTCAAAGATTCCCAACATGTGGAGACACCGCTTGTCGCGGACGCGACGTTAGTTGATTGGAACGCGATGCCGCTCCGTTTAGACTCGGGAGAAGCAGGCCGGGGTGCTCTGAACGGTCTGCCGCATGTGGAGTTTCGCACGCTGGGATGCATTGATCACCATGTTGACGAGAAATTTATGCCTCGCGCAGAGGCACTCCCGGTTGTTCAGCCGCTGGTTATTCACCCGGGGCCTGGGTCATGCGCCTCCCTTGTTGCAAACGAGTTGGAACGGCGAGGTCTCTGGGCTGGAGATGCAGCTGAAATGTCGCAAGTTGCCCAActggctctggctgctgTGCTCATCGACACGTCGAATCTGACGGCCGAAGGCAAAGTTACCGACGTCGACGTCCAAGCTGTGGAACTGCTCCGGCGGCTGGTTGAGTCTCGTATCTCGAAGGATGCTGCCGCGGAGACGGAATGGGACGTGGAGGCATTTTACAAGGGCGTCCTTAACACGAAGCAGAATAGTCTGGACCTCCTTACGATGGACGAGATTCTGGACCGTGATTTCAAGGATTGGACTGAGACAACGCAGTCGTCGGGAGAGCGCGTCAAGCTTGGTTTTTCTTCGTCTGTCAAGTCGATGCAATGGCTTGTTCGAAAGGCTGGCGGGTCAGACAAGTTCCTGGATGCCGTTCGTTCCTTCGCGGTGGCAGAGGATAAGCAGTTGGACgtggtcatcatcatgaccGCTTTCACAGCTGGTAATGACCGCTTTTGTCGAGAGCTTTTTATCTGTTCGGTGAATGACAACAGTGCAGCTGTCGACGGAGTCAAGAGATTTGTTTCTCAGGCAGCGGAGCAGCTCGGGCTGGTGGATTGGTCGCTGTTGGATGGTGACATTAGTCCCACGGTGACAGAAGGTCTCCGCGACGAGTTTAATGGGGACTCTCCTCTCTGGAGAAGACTATGGGTGCAGACCAATGTGGCCGCCAGTCGAAAGCAGGTTGCGCCGCTCCTTCGCACCGCAATGGCGAATCTTTAA
- a CDS encoding uncharacterized protein (ID:PFLUO_005553-T1.cds;~source:funannotate) — translation MAVVLPEVFAQIPRYPLLYNHSSPIHSLPRTSQRATGTSPRLALFAKREDQSSPLACAGNKYRKLEYIIPDILSASPQHHDHEHAETPTPSPGAATTLVTEGAVQSNHTVQVSALARQLGLNALVLLQKGTGAGFRTARDPDAFLRSGNVQMNRMLGAEVRILDEGDPLSRDARPVLEELRARGQRPYWIPGGASMHALGGLGYARAAMEIAVQEKELRLGGSGRFDYVFVACGSGSTVGGLVAGFKLYEKMRTSSSSTASSSSTTAAATAAPPRQIIGVLNSPTNPKPYHETRVLTFARRAGALIGLDPETDLGAEDVRLDDRFVGTGYGVLDVEAREALETMARTEGMILDPVYTAKVARGMLHWVQQGEVVADARRNGNHSDEVNVLFIHTGGQAALGAYADVV, via the coding sequence ATGGCAGTCGTGCTGCCGGAGGTCTTCGCCCAGATCCCTCGCTACCCACTGCTCTACAACCATTCCTCGCCCATTCATTCCCTCCCGCGCACCTCTCAACGCGCAACCGGCACATCCCCGCGTCTGGCCCTCTTCGCCAAACGCGAAGACCAATCCTCACCACTCGCCTGCGCCGGCAACAAATACCGGAAACTCGAATACATCATCCCAGACATTCTCTCTGCCTCACCACAGCATCATGACCACGAACACGCAGAGACACCCACACCCAGCCCCGGCGCCGCCACAACCCTAGTAACAGAGGGCGCAGTCCAAAGCAACCACACAGTCCAAGTCTCCGCGCTCGCCCGACAACTCGGTCTAAACGCCCTAGTCCTGCTGCAAAAAGGAACAGGTGCCGGATTCCGCACTGCCAGAGACCCAGACGCCTTCCTGCGCAGCGGTAATGTGCAGATGAACCGCATGCTTGGCGCGGAGGTGCGTAtcctcgacgagggcgaTCCACTATCGCGTGATGCAAGACCCGTGCTAGAGGAATTGCGCGCCCGCGGACAGAGACCCTACTGGATCCCAGGCGGTGCGAGCATGCACGCGCTCGGTGGACTGGGGTATGCGCGCGCGGCGATGGAGATCGCGgtgcaggagaaggagctaCGGCTTGGTGGATCGGGACGGTTCGATTATGTGTTTGTGGCGTGTGGGAGTGGGAGTACCGTTGGCGGGCTGGTGGCCGGGTTCAAACTGTATGAGAAGATGCggacatcatcttcgtcgactgcgtcttcttcttctactactGCTGCTGCAACTGCTGCGCCACCGCGACAAATCATCGGCGTGCTCAATTCGCCTACAAATCCCAAACCATACCACGAAACGCGGGTACTTACCTTTGCACGCCGCGCGGGGGCATTGATCGGACTGGATCCCGAGACGGATCTAGGGGCGGAGGATGTGCGGCTGGATGATCGGTTCGTGGGCACTGGGTACGGGGTACTGGATGTGGAGGCGCGCGAGGCACTAGAAACCATGGCCCGAACAGAGGGAATGATTCTGGACCCGGTGTACACGGCAAAAGTAGCTCGCGGGATGCTGCATTGGGTCCAGCAGGGAGAAGTGGTGGCGGATGCTCGGCGGAACGGGAATCACTCGGACGAGGTGAATGTCTTGTTTATTCATACCGGTGGACAGGCTGCCCTGGGGGCGTATGCGGATGTAGTCTAA